A part of Vulcanisaeta moutnovskia 768-28 genomic DNA contains:
- a CDS encoding 50S ribosomal protein L16, which produces MPLRPGRCYRRLKRPYTRTEYIAGAPYVQIPRFELGNTKPKERARFDYVVELVTEEAGQIRANALEAARQMAYKYLSKYVTDPNFYLKINVYPFNVIRENKMLAMAGADRLQQGMRLSFGVPSGRAARILKPGMTIIHVEIEGKNLAHAKEALRRAASKLPLPTRIVIFPKQPRQVKASA; this is translated from the coding sequence ATGCCGCTTAGGCCTGGACGCTGCTATAGGAGGTTGAAGAGGCCATACACGAGGACTGAGTACATAGCCGGTGCTCCATACGTTCAAATACCTAGGTTTGAGCTTGGTAATACTAAGCCTAAGGAGAGGGCTAGGTTTGATTACGTGGTTGAGTTAGTGACTGAGGAGGCAGGTCAGATAAGGGCTAATGCCCTTGAGGCTGCTAGGCAGATGGCGTATAAGTACTTGTCTAAGTACGTCACTGACCCAAACTTCTACCTTAAGATAAATGTTTACCCATTTAATGTAATTAGGGAGAATAAGATGCTTGCTATGGCTGGTGCAGACCGTCTTCAGCAGGGTATGAGGTTGTCCTTTGGTGTTCCATCTGGAAGGGCTGCGAGAATTCTTAAGCCTGGCATGACGATAATACATGTGGAAATTGAGGGTAAGAACCTTGCGCATGCCAAGGAGGCCCTTAGGAGGGCTGCGTCTAAATTACCGTTACCAACCAGGATAGTTATTTTCCCCAAGCAGCCACGGCAGGTTAAGGCCAGTGCATAG
- a CDS encoding winged helix-turn-helix domain-containing protein, translating into MSSREFRPDLYVLARIIEALVNNVPMKRTRLATACGLSYDKLERYLNWMIEKNLVLVDGDGFVRLTRDGERSYEELVLWIKRYVGSLRIGKI; encoded by the coding sequence ATGAGCTCCAGGGAATTCAGACCTGACCTATACGTATTAGCACGGATCATCGAGGCCCTGGTTAATAATGTACCTATGAAGAGGACTAGGTTAGCCACGGCCTGTGGCTTATCGTATGATAAATTAGAAAGATACCTTAATTGGATGATTGAGAAGAACCTTGTTCTCGTTGATGGTGATGGCTTCGTCAGGCTTACAAGGGATGGTGAGAGGTCGTATGAGGAGTTGGTCCTGTGGATTAAGAGGTATGTTGGTTCATTGAGGATTGGCAAGATTTAG
- a CDS encoding nascent polypeptide-associated complex protein: MGINPREVKKLLKRLGIQDLNLEEVNNVTKVVIYLGDGSTIEINRPTVAKMKIQGMSIYQIQASDSETRVVKPQSTIPQPRQSLIMQQPQQSITTKTPQHYEPGEDDIKLVMEETGCTREEAIKVLKETNGDIAEAIVRIQSNQRRSST; encoded by the coding sequence GTGGGTATAAATCCAAGAGAAGTAAAGAAATTACTTAAGCGATTAGGTATTCAGGACTTGAACCTCGAGGAGGTGAATAATGTTACTAAGGTGGTTATTTATCTCGGTGACGGCTCAACAATAGAGATTAATAGGCCAACGGTGGCCAAAATGAAAATACAGGGAATGTCAATATACCAAATACAGGCCAGTGATTCAGAGACTAGGGTGGTGAAACCACAATCAACGATTCCACAGCCAAGGCAATCACTAATAATGCAACAACCACAACAATCCATAACCACAAAGACTCCACAGCATTATGAACCTGGCGAGGATGACATTAAACTCGTCATGGAGGAGACCGGCTGCACAAGAGAGGAGGCGATCAAGGTGTTAAAGGAGACGAATGGCGACATTGCGGAGGCCATAGTTAGGATACAGAGCAACCAAAGGAGGAGCTCAACATGA